A window of Apium graveolens cultivar Ventura chromosome 8, ASM990537v1, whole genome shotgun sequence contains these coding sequences:
- the LOC141679566 gene encoding uncharacterized protein LOC141679566, whose amino-acid sequence MSTNQSDNLSWLNVVQTNNARSQVGALKWRTTPFPYFDDLTIVFGKDRATGHNDESAMEAEENVNLEEAVVAQGGNDESSMQASDESSSKRISKRKKVDVEQMAEVMYNASKMIAAEFPNSTKVMAAEFASSTKLLVAAETDRLEKKEKLMDELSKISDIDVVQRFKAAKKIADSENLMVLFFGASDIEKKDLVDAIFAGEI is encoded by the exons ATGTCAACAAATCAAAGTGATAATCTCAGTTGGTTAAATGTCGTGCAAACAAATAATGCGAGA TCTCAAGTTGGGGCTTTGAAATGGAGGACCACACCATTTCCATATTTTGATGATCTTACAATTGTCTTCGGCAAAGATAGGGCAACTGGCCATAATGATGAAAGTGCAATGGAGGCAGAAGAAAATGTTAATTTAGAAGAAGCTGTTGTCGCTCAAGGAGGGAATGATGAGTCAAGTATGCAAGCATCTGATGAGTCTAGTTCTAAAAGGATTTCGAAGAGAAAGAAGGTTGATGTTGAGCAAATGGCTGAAGTGATGTATAATGCTTCTAAAATGATAGCAGCTGAGTTTCCAAATTCAACGAAGGTGATGGCAGCTGAATTTGCAAGTTCCACCAAGTTATTAGTTGCTGCAGAGACAGATAGGTTGGAGAAAAAGGAAAAGCTTATGGATGAGTTGTCAAAGATCTCTGATATTGATGTTGTACAAAGGTTCAAGGCTGCAAAGAAAATAGCAGATAGTGAGAATTTGATGGTATTATTTTTTGGTGCATCAGATATAGAGAAGAAAGATCTTGTTGATGCTATATTTGCCGGTGAAATATAA